The DNA window CCTTCTTGGCGCTAACTTCTGAGACCTGGCTCCTATTCCACTGCCTCAGGCCCTTCCACCTTTGGTCCTCCCTGTACGTCTGAGCCTCCTGGGAAGACAAGCCCCATGGGCCCCTTTCTCCTCTGAAATCTCTGAAATGTAATACGTACGAGCCTCTTTACTTTACCTGCCACTGTCTTCTCAGTAGATGGTGGGCTCCCCGTCTCGGTAAGTCCCAACGTTGCTCACCCATCCTGCAAGTCCTAGCTCAAAGACCACCTTTTCCGTCAGGCTGCTCATCCCTGATCTCTTCGGGGAGATATGCCTGTGTCATCAGAACTACCGTGGCcctgttccttctttccttccttccttccctctttctctcctcttcctccgaTACTGGTGTAGTGCTTAAAAGCAGTGGCTTTGGAGTGATGGGCATGGCTCCCAGTTCTGCCCCTCACTTGCTGTGTGCCCTTGGACAGATTACAGTTTCCCTGCTTCCACTGGAACTTAACCTTCTACACTGTATGAGTTTCTGGAGTTCATGGCCTATTTCACTGCACTGTACCATAAACTCTTTTAGGGTGGTGACTATAATCTTAAatctttttgctcttttttgaCCCAGCATTCAGCCCTGGGTAGAGTCAGAGCTTGGTATATTGTGGGTTCTCAGGATAGCAGGATTGGTAGTGACTAGAGGCCACGTAGCTCATTGCATAAAGACAGATGTTGGAGCCCTAGGTGGGATGGGCAGCGGTAGGAAGTAAATTAGATCATATCCATTCACTTgtacttaaaaaaagttttgagcACCAGGCCTTGTGCTGGAGAGATTACCAGAATgacccagtccctgccctcaagttgCTTATAAACTAATAGTGGAAATAGACATGTAAACAGATAATTGCAAATCACTGTAAAAGCAAGTACAAGATTCTGTGGGTGCATAAAGGAGGAAGTGGGCAGGAATTAGGAGATTGCTAAGGAATAGTGGGTGAGAATAGACACAAGTAGGCATGAAATGGGTTCTGGAGACAGGCCCGGCCTTCATtcaattcattcagcaaatatttattaaggatcTACTAGGTATGACTGCCACTGCTATAGGAGTTGGGGTTATATTAATGAATAAAGCAAAGAACCTGGCCCTCATGGGACTTATGTTTTGCAGGGGGGAGGCCGATACTAAATAATAGACATAAAAAACAGACTGTTAGGAGGCGAAGTGCTGTGGGGCAGGGGGGACTGAGTGAAGGGGAAGGGGtcgtaatttttaaatttatttttttggaggggttgtaatttttaaaaggatggtcAGGAGACAGTGAATAAATATCGGAATaaattgtttctgatttttttttgcatttttgaaagtgaAGCAAGCCTATTATTTTTCACATCACTTATCTAGATTCTTGAAAAAGCACTCTCTAATAGAGATTGGTAAATTATACttcacctcctttttttttgtttgtttgtttgtttgtttttttggttttttttaatagatctttattggagtatagttgcttcacaatgctgtgttagtttctgttgcacaccacagtgaatcagccatatgcatacacatgtcctcatatcccctccctcttgagcctccctcccaccctccctatcccacccctctaggtcattgcaaagcaccgagctgatctccctgtgctatgcagcagcttcccactagctaactattttacatttggtagtgtatatatgtcaatgctactctcacttcgccccagcttcctcctcccaccccgtgtcctcaagtccattctctatgtctacatctttatccCTGCCCtgcttttaaataaagttttatgaaaaCAGACACACCCAATCATTTACAGattttctgtggctgcttttatgatacaatggcagagttgagtagctgcaacagagatCCTATGGCCCCCAAAATTTACTAAATATAtactctctggtcctttacagaaagtttgctgaccccccACTCCTTAAAGATTTAAGGTACTGTCCGTATTTCACATTTTAGATTATATGTactgtaccattttttaattgaatttttttcttccctaacaAGATCATGTAAGGGATCTTTTTCATTCTTGCGTTCTTTACAGGGCTAGCATGTAGCGTCTTCCACAATTATAGTAGCAGCTGTCATGTACTGAATGACTAGTACTGCCACACTTTACACTGAGCATATTATAGGCATTTTCTCTAACAAAGTCCTGCTGTGTCGGTCGGTGTCACAGTTTTAGTGATGTGGAGGTTGAGGTCAGGGTGGTTGAGTAATTTGCAGAGTTGTAAAGACAGTATGTGTCACTATAGGAATCCAACCCTAAATTTAGTCGGTGTCCCTTCCATTACCAGACCCCACCTGGAGCAGTTATCAAGCTTTCATTTTCTATCATCAATGCCCCATCACAGTCTGTGCTTCCCTCCCTCATCCCTTTGTTCATGTCACTCTGTACAGTATCTGCACCAGCCCACTCTGCCTTTTGAAATGCTGTTATTTCTTCAAGGTTCAGAGGACATACCACTCTCCTCTTATCAGTACTTTCTTCCCCTCATTCCCTGTCCTTGGCTGTCAGAACTCAAAGTAGTCTGTGCAGCTTAGCAAGCATTTGCTGATGTTTGCATAAgtaggccctgtgctgggcactgtgtgtgtgtgggggggggcagggaatgTGTGTCTGGGAgactgtgtgtggtgtgtgagtaTAGCTGgatgtgtgtatggtgtgtaatTGTATAGCCATGAatgtggctgtgtgtgtgggagggctGTATGTGGCATGtacgtgtgtgcctgtgtatgtgtgactgcgtgatatgtgtgtgtgttgtgagaGTGGCTGAGTGTGTTTGGTATGTGAGTGTGGCTGTGTGTGGTGTGAGTCTCTGTGTCAGACCGTCTGTGTACGCACTGCTGTGTGTGGTGTTTGAGTGGAAGTGGGCACTGACCAATCAGAACAGACACAGCCCAGGCCCTCAGTGGGTCTTGGAGGACCCAGATGTTAAGCCTTTATTGGCTAGACTGTGGTGAggtctggggaagggaaggagtgcACACGTAAGAGGATTCACAGCTGGGCCTTGTAAACGAGTAGGAGAGCCTCAAGAATTCGAGATTctgttatcttcattttgaaagCAGGCAAATAGATGGATACTTTTAAGGAAGGCTTTtcaaaaaagattaaacataatGGGAATTTCAGTTAACTTACAGTTAGGCAGAAAAATTGAACTCATCCCCAAATGGAAGCTCCTTTACTTGTAGGTGAATTAGAGTCTAGACTGTCATTGTTTAGTGGTATTAAGAAAAGTGACATTATGCAAATCATACAAATATCTTTTGGGGGTGGACAAAGCTGGGGCCTTCTTTTTGCTCTGGTGGGTGGCTTTAAATATCTGTGGAAGTTTGTCACTTGGAAGTAAGTAAAGGCATTCTATCCAAGTATTCCAGTTAATTGAGGTTATTTCTGACGAATGGTTCCATAGGGATGGTGTATACCCACCCCTTCAACCAGGACGAAAGATTCCCTGGGGTCTGGCCTGACCCAAGGAATAAAGGTGTTGGCCGTTTGTGTTCATTCTCAGGGTTCAGAGATGGGCAGTGAGAAGGAGCAGAGCCCAGAACAGCACCTGCCTGAGGAAGGGGAACGGGGTAATAAGCCCTGGAGAGTGGATGACTCAGAGGGTTCTTGGATCCCAGATGGGGAGAAAGAGCATGGGCGAGCAAGCCTGTCAGAGGGGCCACGAGGGCTCTatccagagaagccaccgcaggaTGCCACCGTCCCCGCTGGAGAGCCAGAGGACCTCTCTGCTCATCCGAGGCCTGAGGCCGATGAGAAGCCCTTTATATGTGCCCAGTGTGGCAAAACCTTCAATAATACCTCCAACCTGAGAACACACCAGCGGATCCACACAGGCGAGAAACCCTACAAGTGTTCTGAGTGTGGCAAGAGCTTCTCGAGGAGCTCCAACCGCATCCGGCACGAGCGCATCCACCTGGAGGAGAAGCACTATAAGTGCCCCAACTGCGAGGAGAGCTTCCGGCGGCACTCGGACCTCACCACGCACCAGCAGGACCACCTGGGCAGGCGGCCCTTCCGCTGCGACATCTGCGGCAAGAGCTTCAGCCAGAGCTCGGCGCTGGCCGTGCACTACCGGACCCACCTGGAGCCGGCGCCCTACATCTGCTGTGAGTGCGGGAAGAGCTTCAGCAACAGCTCCAGCTTCGGCGTGCACCACCGCACCCACACGGGTGAGCGGCCCTATGAGTGCGCCGAGTGCGGGCGGACCTTCAGCGACATCTCCAACTTTGGGGCGCACCAGAGGACCCACAGGGGCGAGAAGCCCTACCGGTGCACGCTGTGCGGGAAGCACTTCTCCCGCAGCTCCAATCTCATCCGCCACCAGAAAACTCACCGAGGAGAGCAGGCTGGGAAAGATGCCAGCTGAAGAgggcaaggaagagagagagcagagcGTGGGACCCCAACCTAGTGCAGAAAGATCTGTAGGATCTCCTGCTGCCCCCTTGACCTCAAGCCCTTCCTCCCACTTTGGAGAATGGTTTTCTGTTGCCTCTGAAGCCAGGATCTCCAGGAAGTCCTGAGAAGGGACTCTTGAGTAAAAATCTTCACTTTTTTCCAGGCCGATTTCTTGTGGTAGAAAGTCAGAGGACCCCGTCTTGGCTTCACCTCCTTGgggtgaaagagaaataaggtaGGCTTAGGACATGCTCGTATCATTTGGGCAACCGTCCCCTGGCCTTTGAGGAAGTGCCTGTGAGGTGGGCATCCCTGTCTGGAGGTCCTCTGTGTAGTATGTGGACCGCTTAGGGCACACTGCAGTGGGC is part of the Balaenoptera musculus isolate JJ_BM4_2016_0621 chromosome 1, mBalMus1.pri.v3, whole genome shotgun sequence genome and encodes:
- the ZNF691 gene encoding zinc finger protein 691; its protein translation is MGSEKEQSPEQHLPEEGERGNKPWRVDDSEGSWIPDGEKEHGRASLSEGPRGLYPEKPPQDATVPAGEPEDLSAHPRPEADEKPFICAQCGKTFNNTSNLRTHQRIHTGEKPYKCSECGKSFSRSSNRIRHERIHLEEKHYKCPNCEESFRRHSDLTTHQQDHLGRRPFRCDICGKSFSQSSALAVHYRTHLEPAPYICCECGKSFSNSSSFGVHHRTHTGERPYECAECGRTFSDISNFGAHQRTHRGEKPYRCTLCGKHFSRSSNLIRHQKTHRGEQAGKDAS